One segment of Paraburkholderia bonniea DNA contains the following:
- the greA gene encoding transcription elongation factor GreA codes for MSTTPLTKRGAEQLRDELQRLKSVERPSVIRMIAEARAQGDLSENAEYDAAKEKQGFIEGRIAEIESKLAGAQVIDPSLVDADGRVVFGATIELEDLASGAPVTYQIVGDDEADLEHGLISISSPVARALIGKTEGDVASVQAPSGVREYEIISVRYV; via the coding sequence ATGAGCACTACTCCATTGACGAAGCGTGGCGCAGAGCAACTGCGCGACGAGTTGCAGCGCCTGAAGTCGGTTGAGCGCCCCTCTGTAATCAGAATGATTGCTGAGGCGCGTGCCCAGGGTGATCTGTCAGAAAACGCCGAGTACGACGCGGCTAAAGAAAAGCAGGGCTTTATCGAGGGCCGTATTGCGGAAATCGAATCGAAGCTCGCTGGAGCCCAGGTGATTGATCCATCGTTAGTGGATGCTGACGGCCGGGTGGTCTTCGGCGCGACGATCGAGCTGGAAGACCTGGCTTCGGGCGCGCCGGTTACGTATCAGATCGTCGGTGATGACGAAGCGGATCTCGAACATGGCCTGATTTCGATCAGTTCGCCTGTCGCCCGTGCGCTGATTGGCAAGACAGAGGGCGATGTGGCGTCGGTCCAGGCACCGAGTGGCGTGCGCGAGTACGAAATCATTTCGGTGCGTTACGTCTGA
- a CDS encoding YhbY family RNA-binding protein gives MPVLKVSSDQRAELRSQAHALKPVVLIGAEGLTDAVLAEIRVHLNVHQLIKIRVFGDEREARIAIYEQICDQLNAAPIQHIGKLLVIWKPEAAQPDPVKLKRGVLPSAREAAKEGKLDKGRAPPRVVKVVKPADNPMRKPKPKKMLVRGNERVTAGGNIKRAKKRLPSAKRQHQSSK, from the coding sequence ATGCCAGTTCTTAAAGTATCTTCCGACCAGCGCGCTGAATTGCGCTCCCAGGCACATGCGCTCAAACCGGTTGTGCTCATCGGCGCTGAAGGCCTGACCGACGCGGTACTGGCAGAAATCCGCGTCCACCTCAACGTGCATCAGTTGATCAAGATCCGCGTATTTGGTGATGAGCGTGAAGCACGGATCGCCATTTATGAGCAAATCTGCGACCAGTTGAACGCTGCGCCCATTCAGCACATTGGCAAGCTGCTGGTGATCTGGAAGCCCGAGGCGGCCCAGCCAGATCCCGTCAAGCTCAAACGCGGTGTGCTTCCCAGTGCCCGTGAAGCAGCGAAAGAAGGCAAGCTGGACAAAGGCCGGGCACCGCCACGCGTGGTGAAAGTCGTCAAGCCCGCGGATAACCCCATGCGCAAGCCCAAGCCAAAAAAGATGCTGGTGCGGGGTAATGAACGTGTGACGGCTGGCGGCAATATCAAACGGGCCAAAAAACGTCTGCCCAGCGCCAAACGCCAGCATCAGTCTTCGAAGTAG
- the ftsH gene encoding ATP-dependent zinc metalloprotease FtsH, whose product MNNNMFSKAAVWAVIALVLFTVFKQFDKPHVQESVSYSKFMDDAKNGKVKDVVVQGRNLIVTPQDGQKYQIVSPGDIWMVGDLLKYNVQVSGKADEEPSMLVSALTYLGPTILIIVFWFYMMRQMQGGGKGGAFSFGKSRARLLDENNNAINFTDVAGCDEAKEEVSELVDFLRDPQKFQKLGGRIPRGVLLVGPPGTGKTLLARAIAGEAKVPFFSISGSDFVEMFVGVGAARVRDMFEQAKKHAPCIVFIDEIDAVGRHRGAGTGGGNDEREQTLNQMLVEMDGFEANSGVIVIAATNRSDVLDKALLRPGRFDRQVYVGLPDIRGREHIMKVHLRKVPISNDVDAAVIARGTPGFSGADLANLVNEAALFAARRGKRIVEMADFEDAKDKIFMGPERKSAVIREESKRATAYHESGHAVIAKLLPKADPVHKVTIIPRGRALGVTWQLPEHDNETYSKDYLLDRLAILFGGRVAEELFLNLISTGASDDFNKATSTARAMVARFGMTDALGPMVYVDDENDATPFGRGFTRTISEATQQKVDAEIRRVLDEQYNLAKRLLDENRDKVEAMTAALMEWETIDADQINDIMAGRPPRSPKNAPPPTGGAAPGGSTGTEVKPGNATAPA is encoded by the coding sequence TTGAACAACAATATGTTTTCGAAGGCGGCAGTGTGGGCGGTGATTGCACTGGTGCTATTTACTGTGTTCAAGCAGTTCGACAAGCCGCATGTCCAGGAAAGCGTTTCCTATTCCAAGTTCATGGACGATGCCAAGAATGGCAAAGTCAAGGACGTTGTGGTGCAGGGCCGCAATCTGATTGTGACGCCGCAGGATGGCCAGAAATACCAGATTGTCTCGCCGGGCGATATCTGGATGGTGGGCGATCTGCTGAAGTACAACGTTCAGGTTAGCGGCAAGGCAGATGAAGAACCCAGCATGCTGGTGTCAGCGTTGACCTATCTTGGTCCGACCATTCTGATCATCGTTTTCTGGTTTTATATGATGCGGCAGATGCAGGGCGGGGGCAAAGGCGGGGCCTTCTCGTTCGGAAAATCACGTGCGCGTCTGCTGGACGAAAACAATAACGCGATTAATTTCACCGATGTCGCGGGTTGTGACGAAGCCAAGGAAGAAGTCTCTGAACTGGTTGATTTTCTGCGTGATCCACAAAAATTCCAGAAGCTCGGTGGCAGGATTCCGCGCGGTGTACTGCTGGTGGGGCCGCCGGGAACGGGTAAGACCTTGCTGGCCCGGGCGATTGCCGGTGAAGCAAAAGTGCCGTTCTTCAGCATTTCAGGTTCAGATTTCGTTGAAATGTTTGTCGGTGTGGGCGCAGCCCGTGTGCGCGATATGTTTGAGCAGGCCAAAAAACACGCGCCGTGTATTGTGTTTATCGACGAAATCGACGCAGTAGGCCGTCATCGTGGCGCTGGCACAGGCGGTGGTAACGACGAGCGCGAGCAGACGCTGAACCAGATGCTGGTTGAGATGGATGGCTTTGAAGCGAACTCAGGTGTGATTGTCATTGCCGCAACCAACCGCTCGGACGTGCTCGACAAGGCCTTGTTACGACCGGGACGTTTCGACCGCCAGGTTTATGTCGGGCTGCCTGATATTCGTGGCCGCGAGCACATCATGAAGGTTCACCTGCGCAAGGTGCCGATTTCAAATGACGTGGATGCCGCTGTTATTGCACGTGGCACACCAGGTTTTTCGGGTGCTGACCTGGCTAATCTCGTCAATGAAGCCGCGCTTTTTGCTGCACGCCGGGGTAAGCGGATTGTCGAAATGGCCGACTTCGAAGATGCGAAAGACAAAATCTTCATGGGTCCTGAGCGCAAGTCTGCGGTGATCCGTGAGGAATCGAAGCGAGCGACGGCCTATCACGAGTCCGGGCATGCGGTGATCGCCAAGCTTTTGCCGAAAGCGGATCCGGTGCACAAGGTGACGATTATTCCGCGTGGCCGCGCGCTAGGTGTCACGTGGCAGTTGCCGGAACACGATAACGAAACTTATTCGAAAGACTATTTGTTGGACCGTCTGGCCATTCTGTTCGGTGGCCGGGTAGCTGAAGAGCTGTTTCTTAATCTCATCAGCACGGGTGCATCAGATGACTTCAATAAGGCGACGTCGACGGCCCGGGCCATGGTGGCACGCTTTGGGATGACGGATGCACTTGGGCCAATGGTCTATGTCGACGACGAAAATGACGCGACGCCATTTGGCCGTGGTTTCACACGGACCATCTCCGAGGCGACCCAGCAAAAGGTGGATGCTGAAATACGCCGGGTGCTTGATGAGCAGTACAACCTGGCCAAGCGTCTGCTGGACGAAAACCGCGACAAGGTTGAAGCCATGACTGCGGCACTGATGGAGTGGGAAACCATCGACGCCGATCAGATCAACGACATCATGGCGGGCCGCCCGCCGCGTTCACCTAAAAACGCACCTCCTCCCACAGGTGGTGCCGCTCCCGGTGGCAGTACAGGCACCGAGGTGAAGCCTGGTAATGCGACTGCCCCTGCCTGA
- the carB gene encoding carbamoyl-phosphate synthase large subunit, producing MPKRTDIKSILIIGAGPIIIGQACEFDYSGAQACKALREEGFKVILVNSNPATIMTDPNTADVTYIEPITWEVVERIIARERPDAILPTMGGQTALNCALDLHHHGVLAKYNVELIGASPEAIDKAEDRQKFKDAMTKIGLGSAKSGVAHSMDEALKVQNEIAAATGSGGYPVVIRPSFTLGGSGGGIAYNRDEFEEICKRGLDLSPTRELLIEESLLGWKEYEMEVVRDKKDNCIIVCSIENLDPMGIHTGDSITVAPAQTLTDKEYQILRNASLAVLREIGVDTGGSNVQFSINPVDGRMVVIEMNPRVSRSSALASKATGFPIAKIAAKLAVGYTLDELKNEITGGQTPASFEPTIDYVVTKIPRFAFEKFRAADPRLTTQMKSVGEVMAIGRTFQESFQKALRGLEVGVDGLDEKTVNRDEIIREIGEAGPDRIWYVGDAFRIGMTQQEIFEETAIDPWFLAQIEQIVLKEKALAGRTLASLSRDELYFLKQSGFSDRRLAKLLGATPAEVRQYRIEHKVRPVYKRVDTCAAEFATKTAYMYSTYEEECEANPTSNKKIMVLGGGPNRIGQGIEFDYCCVHAALAMREDGYETIMVNCNPETVSTDYDTSDRLYFESLTLEDVLEIVDKEQPVGVIVQYGGQTPLKLALDLEANGVPIIGTSPDMIDAAEDRERFQKLLQDLGLRQPPNRTARAEDEALKLAEEIGYPLVVRPSYVLGGRAMEIVHEPRDLERYMREAVKVSHDSPVLLDRFLNDAIECDVDCISDGEAVFIGGVMEHIEQAGVHSGDSACSLPPYSLSAPTIAELKRQTAAMAQALNVIGLMNVQFAIQQVPQADGSSHDVIYVLEVNPRASRTVPYVSKATSLPLAKIAARAMVGQTLAAQGVTKEINPPYFSVKEAVFPFVKFPSVDPVLGPEMRSTGEVMGVGQTFGEALFKSQLAAGSRLPESGTVLLTVMDADKAKAVEVARMLHELGYPIVATKGTAAAISAAGVPVKVVNKVKDGRPHIVDMIKNGEIALVFTTVDETRAAIADSRSIRMSAQANKVTYYTTMSGARAAVEGLRYLRNLEVYDLQGLHARLH from the coding sequence ATGCCGAAGCGGACAGACATTAAGAGCATTCTTATCATCGGCGCTGGGCCGATCATCATCGGTCAGGCGTGCGAGTTTGATTACTCGGGCGCGCAGGCGTGCAAGGCGCTGCGCGAGGAAGGTTTCAAGGTCATTCTCGTCAACAGCAATCCCGCGACGATCATGACCGACCCGAACACGGCTGATGTCACCTACATCGAGCCGATTACATGGGAAGTGGTTGAGCGGATCATTGCCCGTGAGCGCCCGGATGCCATCTTGCCGACGATGGGTGGGCAGACCGCACTGAACTGCGCCCTTGATTTGCATCACCACGGCGTATTGGCGAAATACAACGTCGAGTTGATTGGCGCTTCGCCGGAGGCGATCGACAAAGCCGAGGACCGGCAGAAATTCAAAGATGCGATGACGAAGATTGGCCTCGGTTCGGCCAAGTCAGGCGTGGCGCACTCGATGGACGAGGCACTCAAGGTGCAAAACGAAATCGCCGCTGCTACAGGCAGTGGCGGCTATCCGGTCGTGATTCGCCCGTCGTTCACCCTTGGTGGTTCGGGTGGCGGTATTGCTTATAACCGTGACGAATTCGAAGAAATCTGCAAGCGCGGGTTGGACCTGTCGCCCACGCGCGAGCTGCTGATCGAAGAATCGCTGCTGGGCTGGAAAGAGTATGAGATGGAAGTGGTCCGTGACAAAAAGGACAACTGCATCATCGTGTGTTCGATTGAGAACCTTGATCCGATGGGTATCCATACGGGCGATTCGATCACGGTAGCACCAGCGCAAACGCTGACCGACAAGGAATACCAGATTCTGCGTAACGCTTCGCTGGCAGTGTTGCGCGAGATCGGCGTCGATACCGGCGGCTCGAATGTGCAGTTTTCGATTAATCCGGTAGATGGCCGGATGGTCGTGATCGAAATGAATCCGCGTGTCTCGCGTTCATCCGCGCTGGCGTCGAAGGCGACGGGCTTTCCGATTGCGAAGATCGCCGCGAAGCTGGCGGTTGGCTACACACTCGACGAGTTGAAAAACGAAATTACCGGTGGTCAGACTCCGGCTTCATTCGAGCCAACCATCGACTACGTGGTAACGAAAATTCCGCGTTTTGCGTTCGAAAAATTCCGTGCCGCTGATCCTCGTTTGACTACCCAGATGAAGTCTGTCGGCGAAGTCATGGCGATTGGCCGCACGTTCCAGGAATCATTCCAGAAAGCGTTGCGTGGGCTGGAAGTGGGGGTTGATGGGCTTGACGAGAAAACCGTCAACCGCGATGAAATCATCCGTGAGATCGGAGAGGCAGGGCCGGACCGGATCTGGTATGTCGGCGATGCATTCCGGATTGGCATGACCCAGCAGGAAATTTTCGAAGAAACGGCCATCGACCCATGGTTTCTCGCGCAAATCGAACAGATCGTGCTGAAGGAAAAGGCGCTCGCGGGCCGCACGCTGGCAAGTCTGTCCAGGGATGAACTGTATTTCCTGAAGCAAAGCGGTTTTTCGGACCGGCGTCTGGCGAAGCTGCTTGGCGCTACGCCTGCCGAAGTGCGCCAGTACCGTATCGAACACAAGGTGCGCCCGGTGTACAAACGGGTGGATACCTGCGCGGCAGAATTCGCTACGAAAACCGCCTATATGTATTCGACCTACGAGGAAGAATGCGAAGCCAATCCCACCAGCAACAAGAAAATCATGGTGCTGGGCGGTGGGCCTAACCGTATCGGGCAGGGTATCGAATTCGACTACTGCTGCGTCCACGCGGCGCTGGCGATGCGCGAAGACGGTTACGAAACGATCATGGTCAACTGCAATCCGGAAACGGTTTCGACTGACTACGACACATCTGATCGTTTGTACTTCGAATCGCTGACGCTCGAAGATGTGCTTGAAATCGTCGACAAAGAGCAACCGGTGGGCGTGATCGTCCAGTACGGTGGCCAGACGCCACTGAAGCTGGCGCTGGATCTCGAGGCCAATGGCGTCCCTATCATTGGCACCTCGCCAGACATGATCGACGCCGCCGAAGACCGTGAACGCTTTCAGAAGCTGCTGCAAGATTTGGGGCTGCGTCAGCCGCCTAACCGCACCGCCCGGGCGGAAGATGAAGCGCTAAAGCTGGCTGAGGAGATCGGCTATCCGCTGGTCGTGCGTCCGTCGTATGTGCTGGGTGGCCGGGCGATGGAAATCGTGCATGAGCCGCGGGATCTTGAGCGTTATATGCGTGAGGCGGTGAAGGTGTCGCACGATTCCCCCGTGCTGCTCGACCGCTTTTTGAACGATGCGATCGAGTGTGATGTGGACTGCATTTCAGATGGCGAGGCGGTGTTTATTGGCGGCGTGATGGAGCATATCGAGCAGGCTGGTGTGCACTCGGGCGACTCAGCGTGTTCGTTGCCGCCTTATTCGTTGTCGGCACCGACGATTGCTGAATTGAAGCGCCAGACGGCCGCCATGGCGCAAGCGTTGAATGTGATTGGCTTGATGAATGTGCAGTTCGCCATTCAGCAAGTGCCGCAGGCCGATGGCTCATCGCACGACGTGATTTACGTGCTTGAGGTGAATCCGCGTGCGTCGCGCACCGTGCCTTATGTGTCGAAGGCGACCAGCTTGCCGCTAGCGAAGATCGCTGCGCGGGCGATGGTAGGCCAGACGCTAGCCGCGCAAGGCGTGACCAAAGAAATTAATCCGCCGTATTTCAGCGTGAAGGAAGCGGTGTTTCCATTCGTCAAGTTCCCGAGCGTCGACCCGGTGCTCGGACCTGAAATGCGTTCGACCGGTGAAGTGATGGGAGTTGGTCAGACCTTCGGTGAAGCGCTTTTTAAGTCGCAGTTGGCGGCGGGTTCACGCTTGCCGGAGTCTGGAACGGTGCTGCTAACCGTGATGGATGCGGACAAGGCGAAAGCGGTTGAGGTGGCGCGGATGCTGCACGAGCTGGGCTACCCGATTGTGGCTACGAAGGGCACCGCGGCGGCAATCAGCGCGGCAGGTGTGCCGGTGAAGGTCGTGAACAAGGTCAAGGATGGCCGCCCGCATATCGTGGACATGATTAAAAATGGCGAAATCGCACTGGTTTTCACCACAGTCGATGAAACCCGTGCGGCGATTGCCGATTCACGCTCAATTCGCATGAGCGCCCAGGCAAACAAGGTCACGTATTACACGACGATGTCGGGTGCGCGTGCGGCAGTTGAAGGCCTGCGTTATCTGAGAAACCTCGAAGTCTATGATTTACAAGGGCTTCACGCTCGCCTACACTGA
- a CDS encoding MFS transporter, which translates to MSSTQLRVFLLFSVGYFVSYVFRGINLGFAPFITHDLGLSAVDLGLLTSLYFLGFAGAQIPAGVLLDHYGSRRVTAATLLFAAAGAWLFGAAHSVGMMMAGRLLIGVGVSVCLGAAFKALAQYFPAGRLPLMNGLVMALGGLGGVVVGSPLTWVLGLTSWRMVCVALGVLTILVAVAIWRLVPETRESHRQTSLGGQFKGTLHILKSGAFWKIASFSVVTQGVFYAMQSLWVGAWLRDVAGLAPGKAAALVSVLGFAMMAGCVGFGAAARSLERRGVSLYAFCGAGMVLFVVAQLLIMFGAPLPAGLLWTAYGIFGGTGILSYAILARHFPPHLIGRANTTFTLVIFLLIFGFQLGVGAVLSLWPTTGGHYPAAAHLTAWSLLLVLQVLSAIWYFVPSRALSKSS; encoded by the coding sequence ATGTCTTCAACTCAGCTCCGCGTTTTCTTGCTGTTTTCTGTTGGTTATTTCGTTTCTTATGTATTTCGTGGCATCAATCTAGGCTTCGCGCCATTTATTACGCACGATCTGGGTTTATCCGCAGTCGATCTGGGCTTGCTGACCAGTCTGTATTTTCTTGGCTTCGCCGGTGCGCAAATTCCCGCGGGTGTGTTGCTCGATCATTACGGCTCACGTCGGGTAACGGCAGCCACGCTGCTTTTCGCCGCTGCGGGGGCGTGGTTGTTTGGCGCGGCGCACAGCGTCGGGATGATGATGGCGGGGCGCCTGCTGATCGGCGTGGGTGTGTCGGTCTGCCTTGGGGCGGCATTCAAGGCGCTGGCACAGTATTTCCCTGCAGGACGTTTGCCGCTGATGAATGGCCTTGTGATGGCGCTTGGTGGGCTGGGCGGGGTCGTCGTTGGTTCGCCGTTGACCTGGGTGCTGGGCCTGACAAGCTGGCGCATGGTGTGCGTGGCGCTGGGCGTGCTGACCATTCTGGTTGCTGTGGCCATCTGGCGGCTGGTTCCTGAGACGCGTGAAAGCCATCGCCAGACGAGCCTGGGTGGCCAGTTCAAGGGCACTTTGCATATCCTGAAGAGTGGCGCGTTCTGGAAGATCGCGTCGTTTTCGGTCGTCACGCAAGGGGTGTTTTATGCCATGCAGTCGTTATGGGTTGGCGCGTGGCTGCGTGATGTTGCCGGGCTCGCCCCGGGCAAAGCGGCGGCGCTAGTTTCGGTTTTGGGTTTTGCGATGATGGCGGGCTGTGTCGGTTTCGGTGCGGCGGCGCGTAGCCTGGAGCGGCGGGGCGTGTCGCTGTACGCGTTTTGCGGCGCGGGGATGGTGCTTTTTGTGGTGGCGCAACTGTTAATTATGTTTGGCGCGCCATTGCCTGCTGGCCTGCTGTGGACTGCCTATGGGATTTTTGGCGGCACGGGAATTCTGAGCTATGCCATTCTTGCCCGGCATTTTCCGCCCCACCTGATTGGCCGGGCCAATACCACCTTCACGCTGGTGATCTTTTTGCTGATTTTCGGCTTCCAGCTTGGTGTGGGGGCCGTGTTGTCGCTGTGGCCTACCACTGGTGGCCATTACCCGGCAGCGGCGCATCTGACGGCGTGGAGTCTTTTGCTCGTGCTGCAGGTTTTGAGCGCGATCTGGTATTTCGTGCCCAGCCGGGCACTGTCCAAGTCCTCATAA
- the carA gene encoding glutamine-hydrolyzing carbamoyl-phosphate synthase small subunit, with product MLPSFSPALLALADGTVFRGYSIGASGHTVGEVVFNTAMSGYQEILTDPSYARQIVTLTYPHIGNVGVNAEDVEAAKVHAAGLIIRDLPVLASNFRMERSLSDYLKAEGVVAIAGIDTRKLTRLLRDKGAQNGAILAGVDDEAQAIELARSFPGLAGMDLAKVVSTSSSFEWTQTEWRLGRGYGVQNAPKYRVVAFDYGVKYNILRMLAERGCHVTVLPAQASAADALALNPDGIFLSNGPGDPEPCAYAIAAAKTLIEKGIPTFGICLGHQIMGLALGAKTIKMKTGHHGANHPVKDLEDGRVVITSQNHGFAVDAATLPANARVTHISLFDGTLQGFALTDRPAFCFQGHPEASPGPHDIAYLFDRFTALMDAHSKTGKSAAA from the coding sequence GTGTTGCCGTCCTTTTCTCCCGCTCTGCTCGCGCTTGCCGACGGCACGGTCTTTCGTGGTTACTCGATTGGCGCATCCGGTCATACGGTTGGCGAAGTCGTTTTCAATACGGCCATGTCGGGTTACCAGGAAATTCTGACCGACCCCAGCTACGCGCGCCAGATCGTCACCCTGACATACCCGCATATCGGCAATGTCGGCGTCAATGCCGAAGATGTCGAGGCTGCGAAAGTTCATGCCGCTGGCCTCATCATTCGTGACTTGCCGGTACTCGCGTCCAACTTCCGCATGGAACGTTCGCTTTCCGATTATCTGAAAGCGGAAGGCGTAGTGGCCATCGCCGGAATTGACACACGCAAGCTGACCCGGTTGCTACGCGACAAGGGTGCGCAAAATGGCGCGATTCTCGCTGGCGTGGACGACGAAGCGCAGGCGATTGAGCTCGCTCGCTCGTTCCCTGGCCTCGCCGGTATGGATCTCGCCAAGGTCGTTTCTACATCATCTTCTTTCGAGTGGACTCAGACCGAATGGCGTCTGGGCCGTGGCTACGGCGTGCAAAATGCGCCGAAGTATCGCGTGGTGGCCTTCGATTACGGCGTCAAGTACAACATCTTGCGCATGCTGGCCGAGCGTGGCTGTCATGTCACCGTGCTGCCCGCACAGGCGTCGGCGGCTGATGCGCTCGCGCTCAACCCGGACGGCATCTTCCTGTCAAACGGCCCCGGCGATCCAGAGCCTTGCGCTTACGCGATTGCTGCTGCCAAAACGCTGATCGAAAAAGGCATTCCCACTTTTGGTATTTGTCTCGGGCACCAGATCATGGGCCTCGCGCTAGGGGCTAAAACCATCAAGATGAAGACCGGCCACCATGGTGCCAACCATCCAGTGAAAGATCTTGAAGACGGCCGCGTCGTGATTACTTCGCAAAACCACGGCTTTGCCGTTGATGCCGCGACGTTGCCTGCCAATGCCCGTGTCACGCACATTTCGTTATTTGACGGCACGTTGCAGGGCTTTGCGCTGACCGACCGGCCGGCATTCTGCTTTCAGGGCCATCCGGAAGCGTCGCCAGGCCCGCATGACATCGCGTATCTGTTCGACCGTTTTACGGCATTGATGGACGCGCACAGCAAAACAGGGAAGAGCGCTGCGGCATAA
- a CDS encoding DUF4149 domain-containing protein — translation MPQRLFQLLTVVWVGSLLTLGYAVAPVLFTSLDRMMAGMVAARLFHFEAIAGVVCGVALLGLANLLVRRGWHGYRRLRWLIVGMLLCVLVGYFALQPFMNALRVAAFNAGSDVSHSAYASRFGMLHGVSSVFYLLESLLGLALLWLLPAAQREAPALTEVAGDRGA, via the coding sequence ATGCCGCAGCGTCTCTTTCAACTGCTTACTGTGGTTTGGGTCGGTAGTTTGCTGACGCTGGGGTATGCGGTAGCGCCTGTGCTGTTTACTTCGCTGGACCGGATGATGGCGGGGATGGTCGCAGCCAGGCTGTTTCATTTCGAAGCGATTGCCGGGGTGGTGTGTGGTGTGGCGCTACTGGGGCTGGCGAACCTGCTGGTTCGTCGCGGCTGGCACGGCTATCGCCGCCTGCGCTGGCTGATTGTTGGTATGTTGCTCTGCGTACTGGTGGGCTATTTCGCGCTTCAGCCTTTTATGAATGCCTTGCGGGTCGCGGCATTCAATGCGGGTAGCGATGTGAGCCATTCAGCTTATGCAAGCCGGTTTGGCATGCTGCATGGTGTGTCGAGCGTGTTTTATCTGCTCGAGAGCTTGCTGGGGCTTGCGCTGTTATGGCTGTTGCCAGCAGCGCAGCGCGAGGCACCTGCTCTAACCGAGGTGGCTGGAGATCGGGGCGCTTAA
- a CDS encoding RlmE family RNA methyltransferase, with amino-acid sequence MAKNRFNHSWLHDHINDPYVKLAQREGYRARAAYKLKEIDEQDKLIRPGQVIVDLGSTPGSWSQYVRNKLSQGTRRGTAEREGGIDGMIIALDLLPMEPIADVHFIQGDFREDSVLIQLEEILGEREVDLVISDMAPNLSGVALADAARIEHVCDLALEFSQKHLKPDGALLVKCFHGSGYSQIVEKFKRQFRTVAPRKPKASRDKSAETFILGKHLKQAR; translated from the coding sequence ATGGCAAAAAATCGCTTCAACCACTCGTGGCTCCACGATCATATCAACGACCCGTACGTAAAACTGGCGCAACGCGAGGGCTATCGGGCCCGCGCAGCCTACAAACTCAAGGAAATTGACGAGCAGGACAAACTGATCCGCCCAGGTCAGGTCATTGTCGATCTGGGCTCGACGCCAGGTAGCTGGAGCCAGTATGTGCGCAACAAGCTGTCGCAGGGGACACGGCGCGGCACCGCTGAGCGCGAAGGCGGAATCGACGGCATGATTATCGCCCTTGATCTTTTGCCGATGGAGCCGATTGCCGATGTGCACTTCATCCAGGGCGATTTCCGTGAAGATAGCGTGCTGATCCAGCTGGAAGAGATTCTAGGGGAACGCGAAGTTGATCTTGTAATTTCCGATATGGCGCCCAACCTGTCGGGAGTAGCGCTGGCAGATGCTGCACGGATTGAGCATGTTTGTGACTTGGCGCTCGAATTCTCGCAAAAGCATTTGAAGCCAGATGGTGCTCTTTTAGTTAAGTGTTTTCATGGCAGTGGTTACAGCCAGATTGTCGAAAAATTCAAGCGTCAGTTTCGGACTGTGGCACCGCGCAAGCCCAAAGCATCACGAGATAAATCGGCAGAAACATTTATTTTGGGCAAGCATTTGAAACAAGCCCGTTAA